Below is a window of Desulfobacterales bacterium DNA.
CTAATCCTGTCTATCTTTTAATCCTGTAATCGTGTTCAGACATTTTAAATGCTAATAAGATAAAAGTTAGGATAAAAAATGGCTATAAATGACAATGAAGCAAGATAAAGATAAATATACAATAGAATGGCATAGGTTGTTTGGATTGATTCTGAAAGATTTTTTCTACGGAACGGGCTATGAGGTTGAACTTGAGATGGATTTATCAATTAAAAAGCAGTTTTTAGATGTTGTAATCATAGAGAAAAAAGAAGGAACCTCACTAACAGAAGTTCCGGACGGATTAGAAGATTTATCAAGACATAATTTAGTATCGTTTAAATCCCATCAAGATACATTGAATAGCTTTTCAATAGAAGAATTAATAGGGCATTATGTAAATTACCGTAAGCAATCAAGTCCTTCTCTTGATAAATTACTGCCTTCTGATGATTTCAGATTATATGCTGTAACTCCTTTATATCCCCAGAAGTTGTTTAAAGATAAGGGTGATAAATTTCAAAAATATAAAGAAGGTGTTTATGATTTAGATTTTAATTTTGTGAAATCAGTAAGGGTGATAGTGTTAAAAGAAATTTCGAACGAAGATAAAAATGCGATGTGGAATTTGTTTAGTGCAGTCCCTAAAAGTGTTAGCTACGGAGCGGAACACTATCATTGGAAAAGCTATGATGTTAGTAGCATTATAAATGTATTATATAAAAAATATAATATGGAGGGTATAAATATGCCATATACATTTCAAGATTTCAGAAGAGATTATGTTTTAATGAATTTAGATGAAATACCATTAGACGATATATTAAAGAGGTTTTCACCGGATGAGAGATTAAAAGGTCTTTCACCTGATGAGAGATTAAAAGGTCTTTCACCTGATGATATATTGAAGAGATTTTCACCGGATAAGAGATTAGAAGGCCTTTCAAAAGAAGATTTATTGAAAAAACTAAAGGATTTGGAAAATAAATAGATTGAAAACAGGATAAAAATTTCATAATGGCGCAATATGAACATCTTCAGATTTATAGAGATGCGTTTAATTATTTAGTTTTTTGTGAGCATATTGCAAAGGATTTTTCGCGATATAATAAATATACACATGGCACAGATTTAAGAAATACAGCAAAAGATGTAGCAAAGTTGATTGTCAGAGCAAATAATTCTGCGGATAAAACTCCAGTGCTTGAAGAATTGAGGTTAAAGATAGAAGAATGCAAATTGATAATTCGGATATGCAAGGAATTAAAAGTTTTTAGAGATTTTAAATCTTTTGAAAATGCGGTAAATCAACTTAGCTCAATTAGCAGGCAGGCGGAAGGTTGGTTAAAAAGTATGCGTTATAAAAGAAACAGCCAGAATCAGGTTTCTAACGGGAGCAATCCTATAGGAACATGAGCGTGTTGATGAAAGTTCATTTGGGTCTCCTTCGCCTATGTGGCATAAAACAGGAATATCCTACCTTAAAGGATGGGTATTTTATCAGGGTTTGAGCCTTATAAAGCAATTATAACCCGAAGAAGTAAGGAGGCAGAGGGTCTGAGGCTGCGTATTTCAATTTCAATAATGGTAATCGTAATTGGAAATCTGTTTCTAACGACAACAACAAACGCGTTTTGCCGGTGCGTGGTGGCAAATGAACGAAGTTTCAAATATTTTTACTTTTAAAAATGTTTATAAAGCATATTTACAATGCCGTAGCAATAAGCGCAATAATGCAAGCGCTTTAAAATTTGAAATGAACGCCGAAGAAAATGTATGGCGTTTAACTGAACAGCTTAAACAGCATACTTATAAACCACTTCCGTCAACCTGCTTTATTGCTCCTCAGCCTAAAAAAAGAGAAATTTTTGCCGCTAATTTTAGAGATAGAGTTATTCATCATTTAATAGTTTCCTATTTAGAGCCTATTTGGGAAAGAAAATTTATTTTTGATAGCTACGCTTGCAGAAAAAATAAGGGGACGCATGCGGCAGTAAAACGCTTACAGGATTTTATGCGCAAAGTAAGCTATAATGGACAACATAAAGCGTTTTACTTGCATTTAGATATAAAATCATTTTTTATTTCAATCAATAAACAAATTTTATACGATATTTTAATCAGAAAAGAACCTAATACGGATATTATTTGGCTTTTAAATATAATTATCTTTCATGATTGCGCCTATGACCCTATAATTAAAGGTGACCCATCTAAATTTTCGGAAATTCCAGCATATAAATCCCTTTTTCATACAAAAAATATTACAG
It encodes the following:
- a CDS encoding four helix bundle protein, which gives rise to MAQYEHLQIYRDAFNYLVFCEHIAKDFSRYNKYTHGTDLRNTAKDVAKLIVRANNSADKTPVLEELRLKIEECKLIIRICKELKVFRDFKSFENAVNQLSSISRQAEGWLKSMRYKRNSQNQVSNGSNPIGT